Proteins encoded in a region of the Neodiprion lecontei isolate iyNeoLeco1 chromosome 5, iyNeoLeco1.1, whole genome shotgun sequence genome:
- the LOC107226066 gene encoding glutamate receptor ionotropic, delta-2 isoform X1 has protein sequence MCKKNANSAGMFIAPTKWLLLQDSRNDGNVSDKPSRIMDREIFELFANMSIFPDSDVVIGQRVKSDFIKLISIYRPSNVRNLVIEDRGYWKDGLGITLNSTRISSVRRKNLQGTPLKSCLVITDPDSINHLTDFEDRHIDTIAKVNYPWILFLVEIMNATVSFETVESWGYRASNNTWSGMIGMLDRKEIDLGGTALFFTKERIDVIQYISLYTPTRAKFVFRRPSLSYVSNVFVLPFRPTVWIASMVFIILVSVLLYVAWKWEWHTTPNEVREKLLLSGNTARISFSDNMLIMIGAVSQQGSTFEPRRVSTRIIVLMMFIALLSLYTSYTANIVALLQSSTGSINTLDKLLRSSLKIGVADIVYNRYFLPTFQDPVRKAMYEQKVVPKGQKPAWMSMEEGVRRLRNGQFAFHAELGSAYKLVQETFHEDEKCGIQEIDYMNILDPLLAIQKRSPYLEIIKVGALKLRESGLQTRHITRLYSKKPTCNGHTSFVSVGLIDVYAPFAIIVGGVLLSPIVLLFEFIWYRRKVQRDAAGKKSSNKRSRHSFEDSSEWSQSSKVVK, from the exons atgtgcaaaaaaaat GCAAACTCAGCTGGCATGTTTATAGCACCAACAAAGTGGCTTCTGCTCCAAGATTCAAGGAATGACGGGAATGTGTCCGATAAACCGTCACGAATTATGGACCGAGAGATTTTTGAGCTATTTGCGAACATGTCGATATTTCCCGACAGCGACGTGGTTATCGGGCAGAGAGTAAAATCGGACTTCATCAAATTGATTTCGATCTACAGACCAAGTAATGTGCGCAATCTTGTCATCGAGGATCGAGGATACTGGAAAGACGGATTAGGCATAACCTTAAACTCAACGCGTATTTCCTCCGTTCGAAGAAAGAACTTGCAAGGAACACCGCTCAAGTCATGTTTAGTC ATTACAGATCCCGATTCGATCAACCATTTGACTGATTTCGAGGACCGGCATATAGACACGATAGCCAAGGTGAATTATCCGTGGATACTTTTCTTGGTGGAAATAATGAACGCAAC AGTGAGCTTCGAGACCGTCGAAAGCTGGGGCTACCGAGCCTCGAACAATACGTGGAGCGGGATGATCGGTATGCTGGATCGAAAGGAGATCGATTTGGGAGGCACGGCTTTGTTCTTCACTAAAGAGAGAATTGACGTGATTCAGTACATTTCGCTCTACACGCCCACAAG GGCAAAGTTCGTCTTCCGACGTCCGTCCTTGTCTTACGTTAGCAACGTGTTTGTTTTACCATTTCGACCGACCGTATGGATAGCGAGCATGGTGTTCATCATACTGGTATCCGTTCTCCTGTACGTCGCCTGGAAATGGGAATGGCACACTACCCCGAATGAAGTAAGGGAAAAGCTCCTGTTGTCCGGAAATACAGCTCGCATTTCGTTCAGTGACAATATGCTCATTATGATCGGGGCAGTTTCTCAGCAAG GATCTACGTTCGAGCCGCGCCGGGTTTCCACACGGATTATCGTACTGATGATGTTCATCGCGCTTTTGAGCCTGTACACTTCCTACACCGCAAACATAGTCGCTTTACTCCAATCCTCAACTGGTTCTATCAATACCTTGGACAAGCTTTTACGCAGTTCTTTGAAGATCGGGGTCGCCGATATCGTCTACAATCGTTACTTTTTACCG ACGTTTCAAGACCCAGTTCGCAAGGCTATGTACGAGCAAAAAGTTGTACCAAAAGGTCAAAAGCCAGCGTGGATGAGCATGGAAGAGGGAGTGCGAAGGCTGAGGAACGGGCAATTCGCGTTTCACGCTGAATTAGGTTCGGCCTACAAATTGGTGCAGGAGACATTCCACGAGGACGAGAAGTGCGGTATTCAAGAAATCGACTATATGAACATCCTCGATCCTCTTTTAGCTATCCAAAAGCGCTCACCGTATCTGGAGATAATAAAagttgg GGCGCTGAAGTTGCGCGAAAGCGGATTACAGACCCGTCACATAACACGATTATACTCAAAAAAGCCGACATGCAACGGTCACACCAGCTTCGTGAGCGTTGGCTTGATCGACGTTTACGCACCCTTCGCAATAATTGTTGGTGGCGTATTATTGTCGCCGATTGTTCTCTTATTCGAGTTCATCTGGTATCGACGAAAAGTGCAACGCGATGCTGCGGGGAAGAAATCATCCAATAAACGCAGCAGACATTCCTTCGAAGATTCTTCTGAGTGGTCGCAAAGTAGTAAAGTAGTAAAGTAG
- the LOC107226066 gene encoding glutamate receptor ionotropic, delta-2 isoform X2: protein MFIAPTKWLLLQDSRNDGNVSDKPSRIMDREIFELFANMSIFPDSDVVIGQRVKSDFIKLISIYRPSNVRNLVIEDRGYWKDGLGITLNSTRISSVRRKNLQGTPLKSCLVITDPDSINHLTDFEDRHIDTIAKVNYPWILFLVEIMNATVSFETVESWGYRASNNTWSGMIGMLDRKEIDLGGTALFFTKERIDVIQYISLYTPTRAKFVFRRPSLSYVSNVFVLPFRPTVWIASMVFIILVSVLLYVAWKWEWHTTPNEVREKLLLSGNTARISFSDNMLIMIGAVSQQGSTFEPRRVSTRIIVLMMFIALLSLYTSYTANIVALLQSSTGSINTLDKLLRSSLKIGVADIVYNRYFLPTFQDPVRKAMYEQKVVPKGQKPAWMSMEEGVRRLRNGQFAFHAELGSAYKLVQETFHEDEKCGIQEIDYMNILDPLLAIQKRSPYLEIIKVGALKLRESGLQTRHITRLYSKKPTCNGHTSFVSVGLIDVYAPFAIIVGGVLLSPIVLLFEFIWYRRKVQRDAAGKKSSNKRSRHSFEDSSEWSQSSKVVK, encoded by the exons ATGTTTATAGCACCAACAAAGTGGCTTCTGCTCCAAGATTCAAGGAATGACGGGAATGTGTCCGATAAACCGTCACGAATTATGGACCGAGAGATTTTTGAGCTATTTGCGAACATGTCGATATTTCCCGACAGCGACGTGGTTATCGGGCAGAGAGTAAAATCGGACTTCATCAAATTGATTTCGATCTACAGACCAAGTAATGTGCGCAATCTTGTCATCGAGGATCGAGGATACTGGAAAGACGGATTAGGCATAACCTTAAACTCAACGCGTATTTCCTCCGTTCGAAGAAAGAACTTGCAAGGAACACCGCTCAAGTCATGTTTAGTC ATTACAGATCCCGATTCGATCAACCATTTGACTGATTTCGAGGACCGGCATATAGACACGATAGCCAAGGTGAATTATCCGTGGATACTTTTCTTGGTGGAAATAATGAACGCAAC AGTGAGCTTCGAGACCGTCGAAAGCTGGGGCTACCGAGCCTCGAACAATACGTGGAGCGGGATGATCGGTATGCTGGATCGAAAGGAGATCGATTTGGGAGGCACGGCTTTGTTCTTCACTAAAGAGAGAATTGACGTGATTCAGTACATTTCGCTCTACACGCCCACAAG GGCAAAGTTCGTCTTCCGACGTCCGTCCTTGTCTTACGTTAGCAACGTGTTTGTTTTACCATTTCGACCGACCGTATGGATAGCGAGCATGGTGTTCATCATACTGGTATCCGTTCTCCTGTACGTCGCCTGGAAATGGGAATGGCACACTACCCCGAATGAAGTAAGGGAAAAGCTCCTGTTGTCCGGAAATACAGCTCGCATTTCGTTCAGTGACAATATGCTCATTATGATCGGGGCAGTTTCTCAGCAAG GATCTACGTTCGAGCCGCGCCGGGTTTCCACACGGATTATCGTACTGATGATGTTCATCGCGCTTTTGAGCCTGTACACTTCCTACACCGCAAACATAGTCGCTTTACTCCAATCCTCAACTGGTTCTATCAATACCTTGGACAAGCTTTTACGCAGTTCTTTGAAGATCGGGGTCGCCGATATCGTCTACAATCGTTACTTTTTACCG ACGTTTCAAGACCCAGTTCGCAAGGCTATGTACGAGCAAAAAGTTGTACCAAAAGGTCAAAAGCCAGCGTGGATGAGCATGGAAGAGGGAGTGCGAAGGCTGAGGAACGGGCAATTCGCGTTTCACGCTGAATTAGGTTCGGCCTACAAATTGGTGCAGGAGACATTCCACGAGGACGAGAAGTGCGGTATTCAAGAAATCGACTATATGAACATCCTCGATCCTCTTTTAGCTATCCAAAAGCGCTCACCGTATCTGGAGATAATAAAagttgg GGCGCTGAAGTTGCGCGAAAGCGGATTACAGACCCGTCACATAACACGATTATACTCAAAAAAGCCGACATGCAACGGTCACACCAGCTTCGTGAGCGTTGGCTTGATCGACGTTTACGCACCCTTCGCAATAATTGTTGGTGGCGTATTATTGTCGCCGATTGTTCTCTTATTCGAGTTCATCTGGTATCGACGAAAAGTGCAACGCGATGCTGCGGGGAAGAAATCATCCAATAAACGCAGCAGACATTCCTTCGAAGATTCTTCTGAGTGGTCGCAAAGTAGTAAAGTAGTAAAGTAG
- the LOC107226067 gene encoding dynactin subunit 5 codes for MEPQDIYYNKAEYVETASGNKVSRQTVLCGSQNIVLHGKVIVQSDAIIRGDLANVRTGRYCIISKNVVIRPPFKKFSKGVAFFPLQMGDHVFVGERAVVNAAVVGSYVHIGKDALIGRRCILKDCCFIEDGAVVPPETVVPSFTRFAGNPATCVEDLPECTLDLMLDYTKNYYQHFLPARV; via the exons ATGGAGCCTCAAGATATTTATTACAACAAGGCGGAATACGTCGAGACG GCTTCGGGTAACAAAGTGAGCAGGCAAACAGTGCTCTGTGGATCACAGAACATAGTTCTTCATGGTAAAGTTATCGTTCAATCTGACGCTATTATCAGAGGTGACCTGGCAAATGTTAGAACCGGCCGTTACTGCATCATCAGCAAGAACGTCGTTATTCGTCCTCcgttcaaaaaattcagcaagGG CGTAGCCTTCTTCCCTCTTCAAATGGGAGATCACGTGTTCGTTGGTGAGCGAGCAGTTGTTAATGCAGCAGTCGTTGGTTCTTACGTTCACATAGGAAAGGATGCTCTGatt GGAAGGAGATGCATTTTGAAAGACTGCTGCTTCATCGAGGATGGCGCTGTGGTGCCTCCGGAAACTGTCGTGCCTTCGTTCACACGATTTGCTGGCAATCCCGCTACCTGCGTAGAGGATTTGCCTGAGTGTACCTTAGATTTGATGCTCGATTACACTAAGAATTATTATCAGCATTTTCTACCAGCCAGAGTTTAA